CATGTAAAGCACCATGCTTAAAGGTTCTGAATGCATCTGAATAATCTGCAATAAAAGCTTCGTAAGAAGGTAACGCTGCAGATGGATCTCCACCTATAAGGCTAAAAACCCCCATTTGATGAATAACTATTCCTGGTAAAGCTGTTGCCAATAAAAATGCAAAGATTAAAGCTAAACCAAAAATTTTAACCATATTCCCGCCTTTAACTTGCTCGTCGGTCATACCTGCTGCTTGCATCCAAGCATTACCAAATACTTTTGGATTGTACCAAATAAATCCGACTACCAATGCCGAAACAGCTGCAACTAGCATTGCAATTGGGTTTAATAATTCCATAATATATCTTATTAGTTAGACGTTAAATATAAATAAAATTATTACAACCAATTATCTTAAAAACTTAAAACCAATCAAATAGATTGCGCTTCTAACACTAAAAGGTCATTTTTATCTTCAAGTGCTTTATTTATAAATTCATTTACAGCATCATTCTTTTCTAGTCCGTTTTCTAATAAGACACCCAAAGTAATTGCAACAGCAATACGTGTTCCTACTTTTTTAACGGCTGTATTAAAAAGTGGCTGTAACTCTTCATAACTCACGTTTTTAGATAATTCTTTAATCTCTGATTTTGCTTTAAGCTGTTTAGCCTCAGGCAAATTAGTATATTTTTTTCCTAATTGCTGAATAACATCAATAGCTTTTCGTTGTGATTGTTGATTATTATTTGGCTTCGATTGTTGTTGTTGAGGCTTAGGTTTTTGTTTTGCCCAAGTATCTCTCAATCCTACTGTTTTATTAAATATTAATTTATTTGAAGTTGAATCGTTATCAACATTAAAATAACCTAAGCGTTGAAACTGAAACCTGTCTCCTACTTTAGCTTCTAATAAACTAGGCTCTACAAAGGCTTCAATAGTTTTTAAAGAATTAGGATTTATAAATTCCATAAAATCTTTGTCCTGATAACTGTCTGGTGCTTCATCAATAAATAAACGGTCGTACTCTCTAACTTCTGCGTTTACAGCATGTTTTATAGATACCCAATGTAGCGTTCCTTTTACTTTTCTAGAAGTATCTTCAGAATACGTACAATGAATTTCTGTAATATTTCCATTAGTATCTTTTTCAACACTTTCGGCTTTAATAATGTAAGCGTTCTTCAATCGTACTTCTCCACCTAATTTTAATCTGAAAAACTTATTACCAGCTTCTTCTTTAAAATCCTCTTTTTCAATATATAGTTCTCTTGAAAATGGAACTTTTCTAAAGCCTGCACGTTCATCTTCTTGATTATTTTCGGCTTCTAACCATTCCTCTTTTCCTTCAGGATAATTCGTAACTACTAATTTTACAGGGTCTAAAACCGCCATAACACGCGGTGCTGTTTTGTTTAAATCTTCACGAATACAAAACTCTAAAAGTGACACATCAATGACATTATCACGTTTTGCCACTCCTACCGTTTCAACAAATTTTCTTAATGATGCTGGTGTATAACCGCGACGACGTAAACCAGAAATAGTTGGCATTCTTGGGTCATCCCATCCTGCTACAATTTTATCTTCAACCAATTTAAGCAACTTACGTTTACTCATAATAGTATAGCTTAAGTTTAAACGCGCAAATTCACGTTGCTTTGGTCGAAGTAAATTAGGATCTATAACTTGGTCTAAAAACCAATCATAAAGCTCTCGGTGTGGTTTAAATTCTAACGAACATAAGGAATGTGAAATTTGCTCGATATAATCACTTTCTCCATGCGTCCAATCGTACATCGGGTAAATACACCAATCGTTACCTGTTCTATGATGATGCTTTTTTAAAATCCGATACATAATAGGATCACGCATCAACATATTGGTATGCTGCATATCAATTTTAGCTCGTAAAATATGAGATCCTTCTTCAAATTCTCCCGCTTTCATACGTTCAAATAAATCAAGGTTTTCTGCTACCGTTCTATTTCTATAAGGTCCATCAACACCCGGTTGTGTTGGCGTTCCTTTTTGTTCTGCCATAGCTTCACTTGATTGCGAATCTACATAGGCTTTTCCTTCTTTAATAAACAGAATAGCCCAATCATACAATTGCTGAAAGTAATCAGATGAGAATAATTCTTTATCCCATTTATAACCTAACCAAGATATGTCTTCCTTAATAGCATCTACATATTCTTGCTCCTCTTTAGCAGGATTTGTATCATCAAAACGAAGGTTTACTGGCGCATTATATTTTTCTCCTAAACCAAAACTTATTCCAATAGCCTTGGTATGACCTATATGTAAATAACCATTAGGCTCTGGAGGGAAACGAAAACGCAAGTCGTTTTTAGACATTCCCTTTGCTAAATCTTCTTCTATAATTTGCTCAATGAAATTGAGTGATTTTCTTTCTTCAGACATGCTTCTTATTTATTTCAACTAAATAAGCTTCAAAATTACGGAAATTCAAACTATTTTAGCTTAATAAGTTAAAGAAGCTAATGGGAAAAATAAAAGTTGAAAACATTCGGGTATTTGCATATCACGGCTGTTTAAAAGAAGAAACAAAAATAGGCAGTGATTACCGTGTAGATTTAGAGGTTGAAGCCGATTTACAAACCTCAGCAAAAACGGATGATTTGAATGATACTGTAGATTATGTTTTTTTAAATCGTATTATAAAAGAAGAAATGGATATGGCTTCTCACCTACTCGAAACGGTTGCAAAACGTATTTTAAATAGAATTTTTAACGAAGATAAATTAGTAAAAAAAGCCACCGTTTGGGTTAGTAAACTAAACCCGCCTATAGGTGGTGACGTTGCAAGAGTAACAATAAAAATGACTGATAAACGTAAAAAGTGATTTTATGCATTGAAAAGTCACAATTTTTTTTACTTTTGCACCAGATTTCCGATATTATCAGGAATAACAATTTTTAATTATGGCGTCGTGGCCGAGTGGCTAGGCAGAGGTCTGCAAAACCTTCTACAGCGGTTCGAATCCGCTCGACGCCTCAAAAAGCTTTCAGTTTATTCTGGAAGCTTTTTTATTATAGGGGGTTTATTTGTTCTAATTTTTCTTTTAGAAGTTCTTTCTCTTTTGGAAAAAATCCTTGAACTAAAAGCAATATGCCAAATCCTAAAATTACAAGCGCTATAATTTTTTTGGTTTTAAAAATTAATCGAGGTGTTAGCTTGTTTTTCAATTTTTTTTGCAATAACTATTTTAATAAGGTCTACTAAAAAATAAACAATTAAAATAGTACATAAAAATACCACAATACCATCTTCCGATTGTGTTAATGAATTACCAAGTACAATAAAAGCAACCCACCCTAATAACACACCAATATTTATAAAGTTTAATAGAAAGCCTTTTAAAAATAGCTTTCCATACCCTTTTTTTATTTCAACTTTATGATATTCTC
The nucleotide sequence above comes from Flavobacteriaceae bacterium HL-DH10. Encoded proteins:
- a CDS encoding DUF1761 domain-containing protein — its product is MELLNPIAMLVAAVSALVVGFIWYNPKVFGNAWMQAAGMTDEQVKGGNMVKIFGLALIFAFLLATALPGIVIHQMGVFSLIGGDPSAALPSYEAFIADYSDAFRTFKHGALHGVLTGVFIALPIIGTNALFERKSAKYIFINAGYWIVTLGVMGAIICGWK
- a CDS encoding glutamine--tRNA ligase/YqeY domain fusion protein; the encoded protein is MSEERKSLNFIEQIIEEDLAKGMSKNDLRFRFPPEPNGYLHIGHTKAIGISFGLGEKYNAPVNLRFDDTNPAKEEQEYVDAIKEDISWLGYKWDKELFSSDYFQQLYDWAILFIKEGKAYVDSQSSEAMAEQKGTPTQPGVDGPYRNRTVAENLDLFERMKAGEFEEGSHILRAKIDMQHTNMLMRDPIMYRILKKHHHRTGNDWCIYPMYDWTHGESDYIEQISHSLCSLEFKPHRELYDWFLDQVIDPNLLRPKQREFARLNLSYTIMSKRKLLKLVEDKIVAGWDDPRMPTISGLRRRGYTPASLRKFVETVGVAKRDNVIDVSLLEFCIREDLNKTAPRVMAVLDPVKLVVTNYPEGKEEWLEAENNQEDERAGFRKVPFSRELYIEKEDFKEEAGNKFFRLKLGGEVRLKNAYIIKAESVEKDTNGNITEIHCTYSEDTSRKVKGTLHWVSIKHAVNAEVREYDRLFIDEAPDSYQDKDFMEFINPNSLKTIEAFVEPSLLEAKVGDRFQFQRLGYFNVDNDSTSNKLIFNKTVGLRDTWAKQKPKPQQQQSKPNNNQQSQRKAIDVIQQLGKKYTNLPEAKQLKAKSEIKELSKNVSYEELQPLFNTAVKKVGTRIAVAITLGVLLENGLEKNDAVNEFINKALEDKNDLLVLEAQSI
- the folB gene encoding dihydroneopterin aldolase → MGKIKVENIRVFAYHGCLKEETKIGSDYRVDLEVEADLQTSAKTDDLNDTVDYVFLNRIIKEEMDMASHLLETVAKRILNRIFNEDKLVKKATVWVSKLNPPIGGDVARVTIKMTDKRKK